The following DNA comes from Centropristis striata isolate RG_2023a ecotype Rhode Island chromosome 3, C.striata_1.0, whole genome shotgun sequence.
GCAACTTAAAGTTCCGCACAGCACATGCATTGCAATGAAGTCGCAGATTTTAAAGgatatttaagatgtttttgaCAAACTTCTTGAGTTGTTTAGGGACAACATTATGTGTGCAGGCAGTTTGATGAAGCAATTGATTGTGAAATACCTTCTGTAAGATAATGTATttcaaataactaaaaacactTCTGTGTTATTGGACAAGGAAGTGGTTTGCATAAGCTGTACTTTGTTATCACTTGTATCTCTCTCAAAGTGTGaagttgtatgttaaaaatATCTGCAATGGTCTTAATGGTAGCTGAAAATGTTCACAGTATAAATTCAATAGGATATTGCCAGTAAAATagaattaaatgttaattttcaaCACTTCTAGCATGTGCTTTTACATACTTGGATACTACATAGAGATCTAGCACCTGGTTTTGAGTCTGTTATGTGATTTTCAAGATTGATAATTAACTGATTAATTCGACCTGTTGGCACTTTGATTGCCTCCCATTGAGCTAAAATCTTGTACATTAATACATTTCACTATTCTCCATTATGGGATGATTGTAGGCAAAATTCAGAAAAagctaaagacacaaaaaatgcacaacaaaCAATGAACCTACCCAGAATTTAACGAGGAAGAAAGCATTCTGAGGACCTTTCTCATAAAGCTCTTTTAGCCCGCCCTTCTTCTCAGGGAACTTGTCGTAGATCTGCCGGATGTCCACGGCCTCGAGGAGCGGGTCGCTGTAGGAGGGGTTAGTCTGTCCAATGTGGACAAACAGGTGTTTGCTGTACTGCagtggacagagacagaggagacaaGGCGGGGCGTGGTTAACCTCAAGAACTTTATATCACACTCTGTCCACTTTTGAGAATAAGAAAAGAGGAAAGTATTATGTTGTCTACCAAACTCCACTAAATATTTTGTAGTGTTCAGCCTTTGTTGTACATTAGGTACCAGATATTTCCCGGACAAAGAGTGAGTTCTGTTGTCGTTTGCATGGAGAGGCCATGAGACAACAGGCTCCTGAGCACAGACATAtactgaaaaagacaccaacattgtcatttcatgtcttttttcttgacattctGCAGGTGAAGTAGAGCTCTAAGGTGCTGCTGTTGGTTCAAAACGGCCTCTTGGTGACAAAGAAAGGCTCTTTTACTTACCGTCTTATCTTCACAGCTTCCTTCCGCCTCTTTTATTTCATCAGGATGCAGATATTGTTATGCTGCGGTTTTTTTTAGCTACTTTGATCTTGGTAGCGTACTTTACTGCCCAGTGTTATGCTGTTTATAATACAATACTGGTTTTATACTTTCTTAAAGCTTTGATACTCCACTGTTAATCACATTTAAATTACttgactaaaataaaatgtaactttagCCTCAGTATGTTGTGCAGTTTTAACATGAAAGAACTACAACCTCTATTCCAAGAAAGTGGGTGGGTGTTCTCTAAAATGTGGATAAAACAGaatttggtcatttaaaaaacatacaaagacaatatatttaacctcttaaCACACACCTGTTAATGAGAGTAGGGCTGGGTTAAGGTCATATTTGACGGTTttgaatgaaaacaggttgtAACCTTGCTCTTAATGTGCTTGATTGTTTCCTGTGCTCTTCATCTCAGTGACAGAGACAGACGAGGAGTGTTTGTTTGACTGGCACACACGTAAAATACGGCAAACCTGCACAAACCCTAACCTGAGGGTTTGTGCAGGTGtgggtgtttttatttgtgctttccgAACATCAGAAAATATTGTAATGTTCTTCCCTCTCTTCATTCACTCGGTAGCTCTATCGACCACCGCCAACTGCAAACAACAATGGATAATTGTTGCAAAGTTGACCTTTAAAGGAACTTTTTGATATTTTGggttagacatttgtttttaactgaTGTACTTTAGCTTGTGTTTTAGTCATATCCTAAACAAGAAAACCTCATAAACTAGAAGATGTTAACTGTCAAATGAAGCCTCATTCATGTATTTTGGCCTTAAGTTTTGactcaaacattttttcctctaCTTGTAAATCTGCTCATGTTGGGAAGCTTTATTGTAAATTTTCACTCACGTTGTCTGGGTCTCTCTGGACCTCCATGAAGGCCGAGTACTCCAGCATCCGCAGCTTAGAGGAGGCGATGGTCCGGTCCTGCCACACTGGCACTGCAGTAGCCGACGGAGGAGGCGGAGGCGCCAAGGGCTCATAACCTGGATgccccacacagacacacacacaaacatgtataaaacacacatttctggtTTCattatggaagaaaaaaaaatctcacccaTTTTGACCTTATACTTACTTGGTATGGAGTTTGGCACAGGGCCTGATAGGCTTGTGTATGTGGGCTGTACAAAAGGTTTGatactgaaaaacaacaaatggtTCAGTGAGACAACGAGCTCGACTCCACACGCTCAGTGACAAATGTTCATGGCAGGTGGGTCCTTTTATAATTGCATTTCTGAAAAGTTGTGAAAATCTGTTAGTATCAAAAGAGTAAGCATGTGTTGTTGCACCAGCTAGGCGTAAGTCCACCTGCTTCATTGCTTCTTACCGATGCAAATAGCATCACATAATCGTGCGTTTACTGACAAATCTATTTTCAAAAATAGAGATTTTAGTTGAATTTCAGTGAACGCAAGCCaggatttctctttttttctgaattaaattTGAAGCAGTTAATTTGCCCGGTGGTGGTTTACATCTGTGCAGGAGACATACAGTACAATACAGTGTAGGAGAAGAGTTAGTTCTGCTTGGTGCTCACAGCTGGACCTCGGCTAGGGGGAACTTACGCATGGCTGGTGCGGCCAAGCCCAGGAGTCCTTCCCGGGTTGAGATCTAGAACCAGCCTGGTGTGCACAAACGTGATCCGTTAAACATGCTCTGAAATACCCACCTGATATTTAACCTAACCTGCTCTGATTCAGTCACTCTTTTATGTACTCTTTAATCATTTCTAGCACCAATTTCTCTCTTTAGAAGCTGAACACGCCCTGATGTCACCGGACAAACATCGGTCGTGGGGCTTACTTACTCCTGAGAGGGTCCAGGCTGTCCTGGGATAGCAGGCCAGAACTGGAGAGCAAGAAAACAGGATTAATTCAGGGTTTTATTCAGACAAAATCATACTGAAAAATGTGCTTATGTGTGAGAAAATGAGGTGTGGGCTGACTCTGGGCGGCTGGTAGGGGGCAGGAGGCAGCGGTGGAAGGTGATTCTTGATCATACTCGGGGAGACGATCTGTGCAGACGACAGTGCAGCCATGTTCTGCAGGGCTTTGTCTTTAGACGCCTGATCCTGCAGAGGGAAACAGAGGGATAGCAGGAGTCAACCACAAGGGGGCAGCACAACCTAAACATTACCTCCTAATGTAAAGACTCCCTGCACTACACTAtttgataaattattaaaataacacttCTGAATGTTGAGGAAAGCTTTTAAGGCTTAACACAGGGTCTGTACAACTTTTTAAGACTAAGATCCAAAtacttttaaagcacttttaagGTCCATAAACCGAACTCgaagcctttatcatcacatctaaattgttactataaattatttttacagaattattttatatctgcAGCAATCAATGCATACTGACACATTATTTCACCAGCTGTTCATATTAACCTTGATTTGAAAAACTACATTATGATGATTTAATTCTTGCTAATTTCCAGGGATCAA
Coding sequences within:
- the tead3b gene encoding TEA domain family member 3 b isoform X1; translation: MYGRNELIARYIKLRTGKTRTRKQVSSHIQVLARKKVREYQAGIKDQASKDKALQNMAALSSAQIVSPSMIKNHLPPLPPAPYQPPRFWPAIPGQPGPSQELVLDLNPGRTPGLGRTSHAIKPFVQPTYTSLSGPVPNSIPSYEPLAPPPPPSATAVPVWQDRTIASSKLRMLEYSAFMEVQRDPDNYSKHLFVHIGQTNPSYSDPLLEAVDIRQIYDKFPEKKGGLKELYEKGPQNAFFLVKFWADLNSSGMQDGPGSFYGVSSQYSSLENMTITVSTKVCSFGKQVVEKVETEYARLEGGRCVYRIHRSPMCEYMINFIHKLKHLPEKYMMNSVLENFTILQVVTNRDTQETLLCIAFVFEVSTSEHGAQYHVYRLVKD